The nucleotide sequence GTGGTGGTGCGGGGTTATGCCACCAACCGACGACTGCTCGAAACGGCAGCTTCGGTGGGTCTGCTGACGCGCCGGGATCTAAACCAGCGCTTCGGCACCCCTACCCTTGTTCCAGCACTCAACACGCTTCCCGGCGTTCGGGCCGACGAGCGCTCACCGGGCAGTTACCGGCTGGCCATCCGGGGCAGCGCGATCCGGTCGCCATTTGGTGTGCGGAACGTAAAGGCCTACTGGAACGAGTTGCCGCTGACCGATGCGGGCGGCAACACGCCACTCAACGCGCTGGACGTTCGGGCACTGGGCCGGATCGAAGTGATCAAAGGGCCATCGGGAAGTTTGTACGGAGCCGGAACGGGTGGCACGATTCTGTTTAGTGGACTGGCGGTTCCGCAGGGACAATCGAACGTAGAGGTATCGGCTTTAGGCGGCAGTTACGGCCTGCTGGGTAATGGCGTAGTGGTGCAGACCGGCAAGAACAACTCGGCCATCACGCTCAATTACAACCATCTGCAAAGCGACGGTTATCGAAACCACAGTGCTCTGGTACGGGACAACATCAGCCTGATCGGGTCGTTCAACGTCAGCGACAAACGCACGGTTTCGGTACTGGGCCTCTACTCAGACCTGCACTACCAGACACCGGGCGGACTGACCCAGGCACAATTCCAGGTCAACCCCCGCGCGTCGCGTCTGGCTACCCGAACACTCCCCAGCAGCGCCGAACAGCGGGCGGGTATCTATCAGAAAGTTGGCTATCTCGGTCTGTCGCATGAATATCGCTGGAATGACCGCATCCAGAATACGACGGTTCTTTACGGCTCAACAACCGACTTTGCCAACCCGTTTATCACGAACTACGAAAAGCGCACCGATCAGGGCATGGGTGGCCGAACCGTTACCCAGATTCGCCTGCCAAATGGTCCGCTGCCCACGACCTTTACGGTTGGCGCCGAGCTACTACGTAACTTTACTATTGTTCGGAACTTTGGTAACCGTCTCGGCACAGCCGATACCATCCAGACCGACGAAGAACTCATTGCCCGCCAGTCTACGGTTTTTGCGCAGGCCGAAATGCAGCTTCCCGCCCGGTTTAGACTAACAGCAGGGCTCAGCCGTAACGACGTTCGTTACGGATTTACGCGCTTCCCGACGCGGGCTATTGGCGCTTTACCGGCCACATTGCTGACGCGCAATTTTTCGCCGGTCTGGTTACCACGGCTGGCGTTGCTGCGTACGTTCGGGCCGAACGTTTCGGGCTTTGTCAGCATCAGCACGGGCTATTCAGCGCCATCGAGTCAGGAAGTTCGGCCATCGGCGGGGGGATTCAGTACAACGCTCAACCCCGAGCGGGGCACGAGTTACGAAGCGGGCTTACGCGGTTCGGCCATCCAGAGCCGACTACGGTATGATGTGGCGGTGTATCAGTTTGCGCTCCGCCAGACTATCGTCCGACGCTCGAACGAAGCCGGGGCCGAATATTTCATCAACGCGGGTCGGACAGATCAGCGCGGCCTGGAAGCGCAGTTTTCGTATGACTTTGTCCGCCCGACTTTTCTTTCTGCCACCGAACGCGGGTTTCTCTCCCTTCTGCGCATCTGGCACAGCCTGACCCTGACGGATTACCGCTTCCGGGATTACATCCAGGGAACCAGTGATCTGTCCAACAATCGGGTGCCGGGAGTCGCACCGGCTACGCTCGTAACGGGTCTGGATGCCGAAACACGACCGGGCCTTTACGCTCACCTGACGTACCAGTTCCTGAACCCGTTCCCGCTCAACGACGCCAACACGGTTAGCGCCCTGCCGACGCGTTTACTGCAGGCCACGCTGGGTTTCCGCCGACCCTTTGGGCAGCACTGGACGCTGGATGTGTACGCCAGTGGCGACAACCTGCTAAACCAGACCTATTCGCTCGGCTACGACCTGAACGCCGTGGGTAACCGCTATTATAATGCCTCCCCGACCCGTAATGGCATCGGCGGAATCCGGATTAGCGCCAAGTGGTGAGTTGATTGGATCAGACTTTATGGGGCTTATGAGGAGCGGTTTTCATGGCTGACGGAAGCGTCCAGGTCAGCTCAAACAATCGCTATTTTTGCCGCTAACCAACCCCTATCCGCTTGCTGACTGTTTCGAACCTGACTAAAGCCTATAACGGACGTACCGTTCTGACCATATCGGATTTACAGCTGCCAATAGGGGTTCATTACTTCCGGGGTGGCAACGGCTCGGGCAAGACCACCTTTTTCCGTACGGTCGCGGGTTTGCTGCCCTTTTCGGGCGAAATACGGCTGGACGGCCAGTATGAAATCAACCGCGATCCGGTTGCGTATCGGCTACGGGTCAATTACGCCGAAGCCGAGCCGCTTTACCCGCCTTTTCTGACGCCCCGTGATCTGGCCGGATTTGTCGGCCGCGCCAAACGTAATCCGGCGGGGCAGGTCGACGAACTGACTGACGTGCTGGGGGTCGGAAACTTCTGGACACAACCGACCGGGACGTTTTCGAGCGGTATGCTCAAGAAATTATCGCTGCTGCTCGCGCTGCTTGGCAGGCCCCGGCTGGTGCTACTGGACGAACCCCTGACGACCCTAGACGTAACGACAGCCACCCGACTGTTCGATTACGTCCGGCGGCTCCGCGATGAAGAGAACGTATCGTTTTGTCTGACCTCACACCAGGACGTTAGCCTGACGGGCCTATCGCTGACCAGCACCTGGCAGGTTAGCGACGGTCAAATTAGCCCCGTAACCTGATCTGCAAATGCTGGCTATCCT is from Spirosoma taeanense and encodes:
- a CDS encoding TonB-dependent receptor, whose amino-acid sequence is MLKRLPQSAFLFAFLGTYSLFAQTPTPSSLDDTLQLNEVVVRGYATNRRLLETAASVGLLTRRDLNQRFGTPTLVPALNTLPGVRADERSPGSYRLAIRGSAIRSPFGVRNVKAYWNELPLTDAGGNTPLNALDVRALGRIEVIKGPSGSLYGAGTGGTILFSGLAVPQGQSNVEVSALGGSYGLLGNGVVVQTGKNNSAITLNYNHLQSDGYRNHSALVRDNISLIGSFNVSDKRTVSVLGLYSDLHYQTPGGLTQAQFQVNPRASRLATRTLPSSAEQRAGIYQKVGYLGLSHEYRWNDRIQNTTVLYGSTTDFANPFITNYEKRTDQGMGGRTVTQIRLPNGPLPTTFTVGAELLRNFTIVRNFGNRLGTADTIQTDEELIARQSTVFAQAEMQLPARFRLTAGLSRNDVRYGFTRFPTRAIGALPATLLTRNFSPVWLPRLALLRTFGPNVSGFVSISTGYSAPSSQEVRPSAGGFSTTLNPERGTSYEAGLRGSAIQSRLRYDVAVYQFALRQTIVRRSNEAGAEYFINAGRTDQRGLEAQFSYDFVRPTFLSATERGFLSLLRIWHSLTLTDYRFRDYIQGTSDLSNNRVPGVAPATLVTGLDAETRPGLYAHLTYQFLNPFPLNDANTVSALPTRLLQATLGFRRPFGQHWTLDVYASGDNLLNQTYSLGYDLNAVGNRYYNASPTRNGIGGIRISAKW
- a CDS encoding ABC transporter ATP-binding protein yields the protein MLTVSNLTKAYNGRTVLTISDLQLPIGVHYFRGGNGSGKTTFFRTVAGLLPFSGEIRLDGQYEINRDPVAYRLRVNYAEAEPLYPPFLTPRDLAGFVGRAKRNPAGQVDELTDVLGVGNFWTQPTGTFSSGMLKKLSLLLALLGRPRLVLLDEPLTTLDVTTATRLFDYVRRLRDEENVSFCLTSHQDVSLTGLSLTSTWQVSDGQISPVT